The nucleotide window AGTACTATTTATAATCATATTATTTTTAGTGCTTATCTTTATTGCGGCGTTTGCTTACAGAGCTACCGATATTACAAGAAATACAGACTATGTAGATGAGCATTCAAAGGGCAATACCGCCCTAAGAGGCAGGATAATAAGTGCTGATGGCTTTAGCCTAGCAAGTAGCAGAAAAGTGTACGAAACTAAGATAGATACTAGATTTTTAAATGCTGAAAATAAAGAGCTTTTTATAAAGCTTTATAGCATTTATACTGGCGAAAATCCAGCCAAAATCCGAGCAATTATAAAAAAGGGGCGAGGCACTGTAACGCTCTCTGAGGATTTGGATGCTCGTACTGCCACATATTTACGCCAACTCCAAAGTAAAAATTACATATTTTTTATCTCAAAGCCAAAGCAAAACGGACAGGGGCTGCTTTTAAAAGGGCTTGATGTGCTTGAAAAATCGCAGTTGCGTGAGTATACCATGTCAAACGCTCTGGCTCCAGTTGTTGGCTATATCAACTCTCAAGGCAAGAAAAAGGGTGTGGAGAATTTTTACGATGATTATCTCTCAAACAGAGCTGATGGTAAATTTGAAGGCTCAAGAGACGTACGTAGAAATGTCGTTGTGCATAAAATGGGTGATGTCAAAGACCGCATAGATGGATATGATGTGCGCCTAGGGGTGCCGCTTAGTCTTCAGGTTATGATAGAGGCTATCCTTGATGAACAAAAGGAGTTTTTGCAAGCAAAGGAGATAGTCGCGGCTGTTATGGATAGTGCGACAGGGCAGATTATCTCGCTTGCCTCGTCAAATCGCTTTAACCCAAGCCGCATAAAGCAGTCGCAGATTAGTTACCTAGACGCAACCGTGGCTGAGCGTCCGTATGAGCCAGGGTCTATTATGAAGCCTTTTGTTTTTTCGCTGCTGCTAGAGCATAAGGGCTTTAATCCATTTAAGCTAGTAAATACTCACAATGGGCGATACAAACTAGGCAAAACCACCGTTGTAGACACGCACCCAGAGCCATATATGAGCGCTGAGGACGTGATAGTGTATAGCTCAAATATAGGCATGATAGAGCTTTCTGATATGCTTAGCGGAAAGGAGCTTGATGATGGGCTTAGGAAGTTTGGATTTGGCGCAATTAGCGGTGTTGATTTGCCAAATGAAAAAACTGGCATAATCCCAAGCCCAAACCAGCTAAACTCAAAAATTTATCGCGCCACAGTAAGCTATGGATATGGACTTAGCGTTACTTTCATGCAGCTTTTAAAAGCTTATAACGCCTTTAATAACAAAGGCATCGAAGTACGCCCACATCTAGCCACTTCGCTACTTCGCGCTTCAAATGAGTATGAGTTAGACTTTAGCGGTGGCACGCAAGTCATTAGTCAAGAAGTGGCTAAAATCATGAAAAGAATTTTAATAAAAACCGTAGAAAAAGGCACTGGCGCAAAGGCTAGGACAGCTGGCATAGAAGTAGGTGGCAAGACTGGTACCGCGCACATAGCTGAGGGCGGTGGGTATGCAAACCGCTATAATGGCTCGTTTTTTGGCTTTGCAAATGACGCTAGCGGACACAGGTACACCATAGGCGTATGGTGCAAGGAGCCTAGAAAAAAGGGCTATTATTTTGGGGCTTTGGCGGCTTTGCCAAGCTTTAAAAAAATAGTCGATACGCTTGTAAATGAGGGTTATTTAATCCCTTCTATAAGCGCTGATGAGCAAAGCTCACAGAATAAAAAATAAGGAATTTATTTGATTAAATTTAGTGAATATTTTTCCTGTTGGGTGCATGAGGAGTATTACGCAAAGGGCGTTAAAATAGGGCGAGAGGGCGATTTTTACACAAGTGTGAGCGTGGGGTATTTATTTGGAGCAGCACTTGCAAATTATTTTATCAGACTAATTAGCAAAAGCCACTTAGAAACAGACTGTGCAGTCGTTGAGATAGGGGCAAATGATGGTGCTATGATGGCAGATTTTATTCAGGGTGTTTACACCCTAGCACCTGAGCTTTTAAAAAGCGTGCGTTTTATCATTGTAGAGCCTCACGAAAAGCTTATTAGCATGCAAAAGCAGACATTTAGCGAGCGCTTTGGCGAGGAGGTTTTTGTAGAGTGGGTTAGGGATTTAGATGAGCTTAGGCTAGATGAGGCTTTTGTGATATCAAATGAGCTTTTTGACAGCTTCGCCTGTGAGCTAATAAATGGCGATGAGATGGCGTTTTTTGACGAAAATAGAGGCATAATCTGGGATAAAGCCCTGCCTAAAATCAGCACCGCTGCCTCTAGTGCTGGTGTGCTTAAAGGCGAGTTTAGCCCCATTTATAGGGAGTTTGCTAGAAAGCTATCTCGTGCGGTTGATAGCGGACGATTTATTAGCTTTGATTATGGAGAGTGGGCTCATAGGGGAGATTTTAGCCTTAGGATTTACAAAAACCACGATGTTTTTAACTTTTTTGAAGTTGAGAATTTAGATGAGTTTTTTGGTACCTGTGATATTACTTATGATGTGTGTTTTAGCTATTTGGCGCAGTGCTTTGCTAGCGAGGGTTGGCGCATGTCTAGCTATAAAACCCAAGCTAGCGCGCTTTTGGGCGAGTGTGCGGTAACTGAGCTGGTTGAAATAATCCAAAAGCGTGGCGGCGAAAATGCAGCAAAAAACGCTCTAAAACAGCTAAAGTATCTAACAATGCCTTCGTTTTTGGGCGAGAGATTTAAATTTATCGAGTTTGTTACTGGGGTTGAGAGCTGCTAAAATAGTTTGATATAGGCGTTTTTTGGATTAAAACCAGGGCTTTGTAAGGCATCGGTTTTTTATTTAACACTATCTTAGCATTGCTTTGGCTATAAAACCAAATGGCTTACAATTGCAAGAGATAAAAGAGACTATTAATGAGTGAGACTTTAGAAATTTTAAAGCCCTAAGGGATTTATCAGGCTTTGTGCCTGCTATGTTTTTTGGTTTTAAATTTACTTTAGTAAGAATAGTCTAGCTAGCTTTAAACTTTTTGAAAGGCTTAGGATTAAATTTAGCCTAGAGAAATATTATTAATGCTTAAAAATATTTTAAAAGCTTATCTTTTACCTGTATAAATTTGGCAGTTAAGATAACTAGGCTAGGAGGGAAATCAACGCTATTAAATTTAATCTTTTTGTTTTGCTTTAAAAAGATTCTAATTTTACACCACATATTTGACGCTAGTCATGGTATCGCCTGTAAAATCCAGCCGTGTTTAAAAATGCTTGTCAATAAATTTACTTAAATATTGATAATATTTTATTGTATACCAAATCTAAGGAGGAAAACATGAAAAAAACATTAGCGTTTTTTCTGGGTATTTTAGCTAGTGGCATGCTAGCTGCAGCACCAGCTACTTATGACGGTATGGCTAAAATTCGCAACTGCTCGGCTAGTATAGTTGAGTTTGCGGGGCAAAAAGACAGCGATAAAGTCCTACTTTTAACAAACGGGCACTGCGTTAGTAAGGACTTTGCTACTATAGATGCGATGATTAATCAGCCCTATAGCGACGTCGCCACCGTTTATCGTGGCAATACTCCGCTAATAGTCGGTAGTCTTACAGTCGATAAAATCATATACGCGACCATGACAAACACAGATATTGCCATTTTGCGCACAAATATGAGCTATGGCGATCTAAAGCAGAAGCTTCGCATAAGCCCTAGGGAGATTTCTAGCGCACTGCCAAAAGCTGGGGATAACGTGAGTGCAGCCAGTGGTAATTTAGAGCAAAGATATACCTGCAAGGTGGATGGTATAGCGCAGATGGTTAAGGAGGATAAATGGCAGTGGATCGAGGTTGCTAGACTTGTTAAAAGTGAGGAGTGTAATATTTTACCAGGTGCTAGTGGTACACCAGTTGTTGATAAAGACGGTAAAATTGTGGCCATGATTAATACTGGCAATCAAAATGGCAGGCCTTGTACTCTTAATAATCCTTGCGAAGTTGACGCAAGTGGGCATACTAGCGTAAACAAGGACGCCTTTTACGCTATCGATATTCGCATGCTTAACGCTTGCTTTAAAAATGGCGAGCTGGATATTAGCAGCGCTTGTAGTCTAACGAAGCCTCAGGTTAATTTTGCGCATTCTTTACCTCTTATTGACACGGATAATCATCGTCCGTAAGTAAGGCGTTTTAACTTGTTTTGCCGCCTTGTCTTAGGGACAGGGTGGCTTTTTTATTTGCGCCTTTTTGGTTAAGTTGGTCTATAAGTTTATTTATCAAAGTAGGACTTATTTAAGCAAGCTTTGCTTTGCCAAAGAAGCTTTATTTCTAAGCCACTTTGTAGCGTAAATCAGTTCCAGTATATATGAAGCAAGACTAAACTAAATTCTACATCTTATTTAAATTTAGCTTTATAAAACAAATACCATTGCTTTGTAAATTTAAAAACTAAGCCATAGCCATGTATATAAGAGGCTTATTTGTTGCTCGTAGCGCATGATGATATACTTACTAATATCTAGTTAAAAGATTCGCTTTTTCTTAGGATTCGCAAGCCAAGTGATGCTTTTTGGATTTTTGCACCAAGCTTAAAAGTACTAAATCATGCTGACATTACAGGGTAGTGGCGAATACTAAAAGCCAGTGACTCAAATTAGGAGCGTTAGGCTTGTAGGGTGGCTTAAATTTGTGATTAAAAGACACTATTATTTAAAAGAGCTTAGATAAATTTATCTTTTGCTATTTTTATTTGTATATAAGTTCGGTTGTCAAATTTTAAGGCGCAGTGAACAAATGCGCCTCACTCCTCGCCAAAATCCTTGCCAAATTCTTTGATGGAATTTAAATCAATGGGCTTTTGATTTAGGTTTTTTGGGGAGATTATTATCTCGTTTGCGTTTGGTTTATTGTCTTTGTGGGCGCCGTCATTATTAGAGCAGAGGTTACGCTCTTTAATAGCTGCTAAGACACGTTCTAAGCTTAAATCCTCAACCACCCTAAGCCCTAAAATCAGCACCGTATCTATATCAATGGAGTGCTTTTTTGCGGCGTATTTGATAAACTCGCTCTTAAGCCGCTCTTTGCCACGGCTAGTAAGTAGATCCTCCACATAAAAGCTTCCTATTATCACATTTAGTGCATCAAGCACGTAAGCCTCGTTATCACCCATGTCTCTGCCGATTACCTCAAGGCTTAAAGAGACCTTTTTGGTGGCATTTGCCGCCATTTTTGAGTAGACGTCTGTGCTAAATTCCTTAATCTGTAATATATCAGCCCCAGCCGCCATAAACGCAACCATAGCCAGTAAAATAGTCCGTATCATCACTGCTCCTTTATAAAATTTGTACTATTGTAAAAATCACGCACAGCAGGGTCTATTCTTATTACCTGCTTTAAGTATTCATTAAAATCGCGTGCTCTAGTATACACAAGCCCAAGTCCAGTCGGTGAAGTCGCACGAGATAGTGCGACGTAAAGCTGTCCATTTGCAAAGATATTATCAAGATTGCATGTAAGCCTATCTATGCTCATGCCTTGAGATTTGTGTATGGTGATGGCGTAGGCTAGCTTAAATGGAAACTGCGAGAAGCTAGCCCTAACATCCTCACTCACCTCCTCGCCGTCGCTTACAAACTCACTTAGGTTAAAGGTGTGCCTTTTTATGCTTACTATTTCTTGATTTGTCTTTTTTATGATTATACTCTCTACTTCGTCTTTACTGCGCTCTATGTGCACTACTTCGCCGCGCTCTCCGTTGTAGTATTCGCCCCATTTGTTTGTTACAAACATCACCTTTGCGCCAACTTTTATGATTAAATTTAAAGGCGCATTTAGGTTATTTACCCATCTAGATATAGCTTCGTTTTTTAGGCTCGGATCGTACACGTCGATTTTTGCATTTATAGCTACTTCAGGGGTATCTAACATGGAAAGCATTACATTATTTAGCTCTTCGCTCTCTCGGTTTCTGCCAAATAATACGCTAGTATTTGCGTCTAGGTTTATATGCTTTATTCGTAGGTTATTTAGGTATTTTAGGCTGCTTTCGTCAAGCTCTCCTACTCTTAGTTTGTTTAAAATTTCATAAAAGTGCGCATCGTTTGTGCGCTTTGAATTTACTAACTCCACGCAAACTAGCTCAAGCTCATGCCAAGCCCTAGAATCAAATGCGTATGTAAAATTTAGCAAATCAGCCCCAAAGAGGCTATTTTGCGGATTTTGCACGGTTTGCTTTTTAACAGGCGGAAGCTGGTAAAAATCACCCACGAGCATAACTCTACCTATAAATTTAGACGCCCTCAAGCGATAATAAACCATATCAAGCAGCTGTGCACTTATCATAGAAATCTCATCGATAATAAGCAAATCACAGCTATCAAGCACTGCGCGTACCTTTGAGAGTGCACTTTTTTGCTTTGTGTCAAGCACACGTAGCTCCTCAAAGTTTGAGCTTATGCCAAATTTAAAAAAGCTATGCACGCTCACGCCGCCTACGCTTACTGCGCTTATGCCGGTACTTCCTAGTACGACTACGTTTTTAAGCTCGTTTTTATAATGCGCCACAATAGCTTGCGTGAGGTAGCTTTTGCCGACTCCTCCGCCGCCAGTTAGGAATAGGTTTGAATGGTTTAAAATCTCTAAAATTTTCTCAAGCACGACTTTTCTTTTAAATTTAATATAAATATTTTAGCAAAATCACACCAAAAATGAGCTAAAAACCGCTATAATACGCCAAAAATTTAAAGGAAAATGTTTTGAAAAGGACAATTTTTGCTATTTTAGCAGGATTTTTACTCGTCGCTTGTACGAGCATGCAAGCCCCATTAGAGCCTGAGACTCCGCAAAGCTCAAGTAGTCTACCAAAGATAAATGACGCTATGGGTATAGATAGTGCGCGACTTATTGCTAGGCGATTTGCTCCGTGGAATATAAAGACAATAGACGAAAAGCCAGATAGTCTGCTCTGGGGTGTAAATAGCTATAAATTCCGTGCTAAAAAGCCGTGGTATGGGGCAAATTTAAAGCCATTAAAGCCTGAGTTTTTTGCTAGGCTTGCTAAAAACGTAGCGCGTGATGATATAGGCAAGGTAAGCGCTTATGCTATCACGCTTAGAGATACGGCGCTTAGGGCATTGCCAAGTGCTGCTCCGCTTTTTTCAGACCCTAAAAAAGCAGGCGAGGGCTGGCCTTTTGATTATTTGCAAATCTCAGCATTGCCTGTGGGGGCAGCACTTTTTATCTCGCATTACTCAGCTGATGGTGCGTGGGCTTTGGTACGTGATGATGACGTGTGGGGCTGGGTAAAGGCAAGCGACATACTAGAACTAAGCGAGAGTGAGGCGCATGCGTATGCTAGTAGTGCTAGCTGGCTTGTTGCACTTAAAGACGGTGAAGCTTTGCGTGATAAAGAGGGTAAATTTATCGCACAAAGTCGCATAGGTATGATTTTACCGCTAAGTTACGAGGGCGAAAATGAGTGGACGGGGCGCATGTATACAGAGGGCGGGCTTAGCGAGTTTGTCGTGAGTGCGCAGGCTGTTGCTAGGTATCCTATGGTAATGAATGATGCAAGGCTTGCGCAGCTTACAAATGCGCTTTTAGGGCAGGCGTATGGCTGGGGCGGACTGGGGGGACTTAGAGATTGTTCGCTGTTTACAAAGGACTTTTTAGCAGGCTTTGGACTGTGGCTGCCTAGAAACTCAAGGGCGCAATCAGCCATTGGGGAGCGCATTAGCTTAAAGGGACTTAGTCAAAATCAAAAGCTAGAATTAATCGCAAAAGAGGGTGTGCCGTATCGTACTTTGGTGCATTTGCCAGGGCATATTATGCTTTATGTGGGGCTTAGCGCGCAGGGCGAGCCGCTCGTGCTTCATGATGTTTGGGGGCTTCGCACAAAAGACGGTGGACGGGCAATACTGGGTGGGATAAATTTAACCACTCTGCTAGTTGGCGAGGATAGAAAAGATGTCGCCAAAGAGTCGCTTTTAATAAACCGAGCAGATTATATAAATATTTTAAAATAATTTTAAGCTCTATAATCTAGCTGGCTTTAATCACGCTTTAAATTTATACTTGATT belongs to Campylobacter sp. 19-13652 and includes:
- a CDS encoding SAM-dependent methyltransferase, which produces MIKFSEYFSCWVHEEYYAKGVKIGREGDFYTSVSVGYLFGAALANYFIRLISKSHLETDCAVVEIGANDGAMMADFIQGVYTLAPELLKSVRFIIVEPHEKLISMQKQTFSERFGEEVFVEWVRDLDELRLDEAFVISNELFDSFACELINGDEMAFFDENRGIIWDKALPKISTAASSAGVLKGEFSPIYREFARKLSRAVDSGRFISFDYGEWAHRGDFSLRIYKNHDVFNFFEVENLDEFFGTCDITYDVCFSYLAQCFASEGWRMSSYKTQASALLGECAVTELVEIIQKRGGENAAKNALKQLKYLTMPSFLGERFKFIEFVTGVESC
- a CDS encoding ATP-dependent RecD-like DNA helicase gives rise to the protein MLEKILEILNHSNLFLTGGGGVGKSYLTQAIVAHYKNELKNVVVLGSTGISAVSVGGVSVHSFFKFGISSNFEELRVLDTKQKSALSKVRAVLDSCDLLIIDEISMISAQLLDMVYYRLRASKFIGRVMLVGDFYQLPPVKKQTVQNPQNSLFGADLLNFTYAFDSRAWHELELVCVELVNSKRTNDAHFYEILNKLRVGELDESSLKYLNNLRIKHINLDANTSVLFGRNRESEELNNVMLSMLDTPEVAINAKIDVYDPSLKNEAISRWVNNLNAPLNLIIKVGAKVMFVTNKWGEYYNGERGEVVHIERSKDEVESIIIKKTNQEIVSIKRHTFNLSEFVSDGEEVSEDVRASFSQFPFKLAYAITIHKSQGMSIDRLTCNLDNIFANGQLYVALSRATSPTGLGLVYTRARDFNEYLKQVIRIDPAVRDFYNSTNFIKEQ
- a CDS encoding penicillin-binding protein 2, whose product is MNARKSKITVLFIIILFLVLIFIAAFAYRATDITRNTDYVDEHSKGNTALRGRIISADGFSLASSRKVYETKIDTRFLNAENKELFIKLYSIYTGENPAKIRAIIKKGRGTVTLSEDLDARTATYLRQLQSKNYIFFISKPKQNGQGLLLKGLDVLEKSQLREYTMSNALAPVVGYINSQGKKKGVENFYDDYLSNRADGKFEGSRDVRRNVVVHKMGDVKDRIDGYDVRLGVPLSLQVMIEAILDEQKEFLQAKEIVAAVMDSATGQIISLASSNRFNPSRIKQSQISYLDATVAERPYEPGSIMKPFVFSLLLEHKGFNPFKLVNTHNGRYKLGKTTVVDTHPEPYMSAEDVIVYSSNIGMIELSDMLSGKELDDGLRKFGFGAISGVDLPNEKTGIIPSPNQLNSKIYRATVSYGYGLSVTFMQLLKAYNAFNNKGIEVRPHLATSLLRASNEYELDFSGGTQVISQEVAKIMKRILIKTVEKGTGAKARTAGIEVGGKTGTAHIAEGGGYANRYNGSFFGFANDASGHRYTIGVWCKEPRKKGYYFGALAALPSFKKIVDTLVNEGYLIPSISADEQSSQNKK
- a CDS encoding serine protease translates to MKKTLAFFLGILASGMLAAAPATYDGMAKIRNCSASIVEFAGQKDSDKVLLLTNGHCVSKDFATIDAMINQPYSDVATVYRGNTPLIVGSLTVDKIIYATMTNTDIAILRTNMSYGDLKQKLRISPREISSALPKAGDNVSAASGNLEQRYTCKVDGIAQMVKEDKWQWIEVARLVKSEECNILPGASGTPVVDKDGKIVAMINTGNQNGRPCTLNNPCEVDASGHTSVNKDAFYAIDIRMLNACFKNGELDISSACSLTKPQVNFAHSLPLIDTDNHRP
- a CDS encoding flagellar basal body-associated FliL family protein, whose protein sequence is MIRTILLAMVAFMAAGADILQIKEFSTDVYSKMAANATKKVSLSLEVIGRDMGDNEAYVLDALNVIIGSFYVEDLLTSRGKERLKSEFIKYAAKKHSIDIDTVLILGLRVVEDLSLERVLAAIKERNLCSNNDGAHKDNKPNANEIIISPKNLNQKPIDLNSIKEFGKDFGEE
- a CDS encoding SH3 domain-containing C40 family peptidase; translated protein: MKRTIFAILAGFLLVACTSMQAPLEPETPQSSSSLPKINDAMGIDSARLIARRFAPWNIKTIDEKPDSLLWGVNSYKFRAKKPWYGANLKPLKPEFFARLAKNVARDDIGKVSAYAITLRDTALRALPSAAPLFSDPKKAGEGWPFDYLQISALPVGAALFISHYSADGAWALVRDDDVWGWVKASDILELSESEAHAYASSASWLVALKDGEALRDKEGKFIAQSRIGMILPLSYEGENEWTGRMYTEGGLSEFVVSAQAVARYPMVMNDARLAQLTNALLGQAYGWGGLGGLRDCSLFTKDFLAGFGLWLPRNSRAQSAIGERISLKGLSQNQKLELIAKEGVPYRTLVHLPGHIMLYVGLSAQGEPLVLHDVWGLRTKDGGRAILGGINLTTLLVGEDRKDVAKESLLINRADYINILK